Proteins found in one Carassius auratus strain Wakin chromosome 12, ASM336829v1, whole genome shotgun sequence genomic segment:
- the LOC113112186 gene encoding LOW QUALITY PROTEIN: uncharacterized protein K02A2.6-like (The sequence of the model RefSeq protein was modified relative to this genomic sequence to represent the inferred CDS: inserted 2 bases in 1 codon), with the protein MNWKEIKAVRLKTLESVLQKHAAIFSTHLGEMKNITAKITLKPENKPKFCQPRVVPYALRPKVEAELKRLTEIGVLSPVEHSEWATPIVPVVKKNGDVRICGDFKVTINPVLHIEHYPLPRIEDLFASLAGGQCFSKLDLSHAYLQMRVEEDSRKFLTISTQKGLFQYNRLPFGIASAPAIFQRAMDQILQGLPNVHCYLDDILVTGQTEAEHLENLDAVLGRLEQFGLRAEKGKCDFFKDSLEYLGHIIDAEGLHKSPKKVHAIVYAPIPSNXSFKKAKEQLVSQNVLTHYDPQNAIRLACDASPYGIGAVISHMLPSGEEKPIAFASRTLSKAEQNYAQIEREALAIVFGVRKFHQYLYGRKFTLFTDHRPLTTIFGPQKGIPSMAAARMQRWALLLSAHNYTIEYKRAEHHANADGLSRLPLQVEHSEKMDAVELFYLEQMEKLPVSATDIRRETMSDSTLSTVVEMVIKGTQAVNLTGNNELSPFISKRAELSVQHGCLMRGMRVVVPLKLQKRVLEELHTGHPGIVRMKAIARSYVWWPGIDADIELCVKMCQSCQQIQKMPPQAPLHPWEWPSRPWERIHVDFAGPCEGHMYLVVVDAHSKWPEVQLMTSTTAGRTIEVLRNLFSHYGLPEVLVSDNGPQFVSQEFVTFLKANHVKHIRSAPYHPATNGQAERFVQSLKQALKASKGSSTVQRRLETFLLTYRNTPHPTTREAPSRLFLGRQLRTRLDALKPSVTAAVRLSQTSQVLRRAGRSKPRQFGVGDAVLARDYRGRERRTSGVVTAQSGPVSYNVDVGTSAEWRRHADQLLSIPNQAAETQVTQPPDISDVPVPLQTSVNDTSSAPPTREQDVNSDASESQINHGKLNIPSLQVRRYPARVIKLPNRLTL; encoded by the exons ATGAACTGGAAAGAAATTAAAGCAGTCAGATTGAAGACGCTCGAATCTGTGTTGCAGAAACATGCTGCTATTTTCTCTACACATTTGGGAGAAATGAAGAACATCACCGCTAAAATAACATTGAAACCTGAAAACAAACCCAAGTTTTGCCAGCCCAGAGTCGTTCCGTATGCTCTTCGTCCAAAAGTCGAAGCGGAGCTGAAACGTCTCACTGAAATTGGAGTATTGTCACCAGTAGAGCATAGTGAATGGGCTACTCCAATAGTTCCTGTTGTAAAGAAAAATGGAGACGTGCGCATCTGTGGTGATTTTAAGGTGACGATAAACCCTGTCTTACACATTGAACACTATCCATTACCGCGCATTGAGGACCTGTTTGCTTCATTAGCAGGGGGACAGTGTTTCAGCAAATTGGACTTGTCACATGCTTACCTTCAAATGAGGGTCGAAGAGGATTCCAGGAAGTTCCTTACAATTTCTACACAAAAAGGACTATTCCAGTACAATCGCCTTCCATTTGGGATCGCTTCGGCGCCAGCTATTTTCCAGAGAGCTATGGACCAAATATTACAGGGTCTGCCTAATGTCCATTGTTACCTGGATGACATTCTGGTTACCGGGCAGACTGAAGCTGAACACCTGGAAAACCTGGATGCAGTCCTTGGGCGACTGGAGCAGTTTGGGTTACGTGCTGAAAAAGGGAAATGTGACTTTTTCAAGGACTCACTGGAATACTTGGGTCACATAATTGATGCAGAAGGTTTGCACAAGTCACCTAAAAAAGTACATGCAATTGTCTATGCACCAATTCCAtcaaa atcatttaaaaaggcAAAAGAACAATTGGTGTCACAAAATGTTTTGACACACTATGACCCTCAGAATGCAATTCGGCTTGCATGTGATGCATCACCTTATGGCATTGGTGCCGTCATTTCCCACATGCTACCCAGCGGTGAAGAAAAGCCAATAGCTTTCGCATCACGCACACTTAGCAAGGCAGAACAGAATTATGCACAGATTGAGCGCGAGGCTCTGGCCATAGTGTTTGGGGTCAGAAAATTCCATCAATATCTTTACGGACGGAAATTCACGCTTTTCACGGATCACCGCCCCCTTACTACGATCTTTGGGCCACAAAAAGGAATTCCGTCTATGGCAGCAGCACGGATGCAAAGGTGGGCATTACTTTTGTCTGCGCACAATTATACAATAGAGTACAAAAGAGCTGAGCATCATGCAAATGCTGATGGTCTTTCCCGTCTGCCGTTACAAGTAGAACACAGTGAGAAAATGGATGCAGTAGAGCTATTTTACCTCGAACAGATGGAGAAACTCCCTGTCAGTGCCACGGATATCCGACGTGAGACTATGAGTGACTCAACCTTGTCTACAGTCGTTGAAATGGTCATAAAAGGGACCCAAGCTGTCAACCTGACTGGTAATAATGAACTCTCACCTTTCATCTCCAAACGCGCTGAGCTGTCCGTCCAACACGGGTGCTTAATGCGGGGCATGAGAGTTGTGGTTCCCCTTAAGCTGCAGAAAAGAGTACTGGAGGAACTGCACACTGGCCATCCAGGAATAGTCAGAATGAAAGCCATTGCTCGCAGTTATGTGTGGTGGCCTGGTATTGATGCTGACATTGAACTGTGCGTGAAAATGTGTCAGTCATGTCAACAAATACAGAAAATGCCACCCCAAGCACCCCTCCACCCATGGGAGTGGCCAAGCAGACCATGGGAACGTATTCATGTAGATTTCGCTGGCCCATGTGAGGGTCACATGTACCTAGTCGTAGTTGATGCACATTCGAAGTGGCCTGAGGTGCAGTTGATGACATCAACAACAGCAGGGAGGACAATTGAAGTTTTGCGGAACCTTTTCAGTCATTATGGACTGCCTGAAGTCCTGGTGAGTGATAATGGACCACAATTTGTCTCTCAGGAGTTTGTAACTTTCCTGAAGGCCAACCATGTGAAGCATATCCGTTCAGCCCCATATCATCCTGCAACCAATGGGCAGGCTGAAAGGTTTGTTCAGTCGCTAAAACAAGCATTGAAGGCATCTAAGGGCTCTTCCACTGTTCAGAGACGGTTGGAAACATTCTTGCTGACGTATCGCAACACACCACATCCAACGACTAGAGAGGCCCCTTCTAGGTTGTTTTTGGGACGACAACTGCGCACTCGGCTGGATGCCTTGAAACCCAGTGTGACAGCTGCCGTGCGACTCTCACAGACCTCCCAGGTCCTCCGCCGTGCTGGTCGTTCAAAACCAAGACAGTTTGGAGTCGGCGATGCAGTTCTGGCTCGTGATTACAGAGGGAGAGAAAGACGGACATCAGGTGTGGTGACGGCTCAAAGTGGTCCAGTGTCTTATAATGTGGATGTAGGAACTTCTGCGGAATGGCGACGCCATGCTGATCAACTCTTGTCCATTCCGAATCAAGCAGCTGAAACTCAGGTGACACAACCACCTGACATCAGTGATGTACCGGTTCCTTTACAGACCTCTGTAAATGACACTTCTTCAGCACCACCAACCAGGGAACAGGATGTTAACAGTGACGCATCAGAGTCTCAGATAAATCATGGCAAACTCAACATTCCATCATTGCAGGTCAGACGTTATCCAGCCAGAGTGATTAAACTGCCCAATCGTCTGACATTATAA